Part of the Candidatus Hydrogenedentota bacterium genome is shown below.
TCCCCGGACGGCCCGTTCTTTCGGTTTGGGTTGCAGGGTTTCCAGCGTTTCATGTTGCCACCGCGCCCAGCACCCGGCCACCGCGTCCGCTGGGTCAACCGTGCCCAGTTTTTGCGCCCACGCGCGAACTTCAGCGGCCACCCAAAAGCATTCGTCGCTTATCATCGTCGGCATGGGGATCAACTCAAGTTTCAGGAGTTCCAGCACCCGAAACGGCGAAACGTCAAGTGCCCGCGCCATCGTGTCCGGGTTCCAGAGAACTTCCGGGCCTCGTTGTCTTCTACTCATGGCGTTCACCCTCCAGCCCCTCGCGGGCCTCGGCCTCGCCGCACCAGTCGTGAGCATGGGTGCGCGGGGGCGAACCCTCCCATGTCGCATGCCCCGGCGCATGCCGACGGCACCAGCCGCGATTGTTCTCTCCCTCATCCCAGAAGCGACACCGGCTGCATTTGATGACGGTCTTCATCGCGCACCCCCCTTCGCATCCGTGGACGGCTTCCAGCCCGTGCGCTGGCAATCCGGGGTGCCCGCCGCAACCCAAGCCTCGATGTCCGCGCGACGCCACCGCAACGCCGCAGAACCGGCCACCTTCACAGGCGGGCAGATGGAACCCATGTCGCGCCACCTGAACACGCTCCGCTGGCCCACGCCCAGCGTCTCCGCCACCTCCGCCGCCGTCAACAACTGTTTGTTCTCGTTCATCATGCGAACCCTTTCGATTTTGCCGTCGGCCCTATTGCCTCCGACGTACAGAAATTCGCATGAGACAGGGGGTGTCAGAAATTAACCGTCAGAAAAAACAAAAACCCCCGGTCAATTTCTGACGGGGGAATGCCCTTGATTTTATTGGGCAAAACTATGATTGCAGGGGCAGAACAATTTTTAATTTCTGACGGTCGCCGCTATTTCTGACACCCCTCCGCCTTGCGTTGCCGCGCAAGTTCCGCCGTCAAGGGCCGCTTCGAGTGTAGTCCAGTCCCCGCTGTGACCGCCGCGAAGATATGCCTCCCAGTGGTTATCTTTCACAATTTTTTGAATTTCCTTCCAGCGGTCTTTGCCAATAACAGCTTGCTTCCGAGTGTTGTACTTTTCTGCGAAACTCTCCGCATCCCGGCGCGCCCGGTCCTTGTGTCTGCGGCGCATCGCCTCCACGTGGGCGCGGTTCTTTTTCAACTCCTTGGGGAGACCTTCAACGATGACGCAGTTCACATCAGACACCCCGTTTCCCTGCCGGGCAGCCTCAATAAGTTGAAGTTCAACCGCGAACGCCGCCACTTCCCAGCCCTCATTAGCGCGCCCGCGTCCGGGCCGCCCCTTACCCTTCGCGCCCTTCGCCCTCACTGGCACCGAGTCCCCGATGTCGGCGGTCGCTTCGTTGGTCTGGCACTCCGGTACCTCCACAGGGTCGCCGACAACACGCATGCCAAACACCCGCAGAGCCGCCCGGAGCCGGTTCCCAAGTTCCGGGGTCCAGCCCTCCCTGTAATCAAGCGCAACCTTCAATGGGTCGCGCACCTGCCGCCACTTGATGGGAATTCCCCGTGCCTCGTTGAATTTATCCGCCACAGAACACATCAACGGCGCGTTGGGGTCATACGCCCAGTCATTTTCCGCCACAGGCACCAGCGGCGGACAGCCGGACCGGACAATCTCCGCCCACTTGAAAGCCCCCGCTTCGGTCATGGGAACCCGGTGCCGGTTGGCCCATGTCATCAGGGCGGGCAATGTCAGTCCGGTATACCATGGAAGTTGATCCGGCATGGGATCATCGTCAGTCCAAAGTCTCATGGGTATGTTTGGGTTCGCTTCCCGGAACCGGCGGGCATAGTCAATATCGCCAACTATGTTGATTACGCTCTGCCATTCAACAGCATCCCGGAGCATGTACGCCGAATTGCGGCACCGGCATATATGATTCCCGTCTTCCGCGCCCAGTACTTCGTGAAGCATGACATACCCCCCACTATCATCGTGTCCGCCCATCCACATCGTACAGTCTTCAGAGTGCTTCTCATACCCCACCACACAGAGCATGACGGCAACCAGCGGGTCTCCAAACTCGGTCGGCACATCAAGATAATCCCTTATCCATCGCGCCTGTTCTTCCGTCCACCAAGCCCCACTGTCTATGAGTTCGCGGCGTTTGTCGTGACTCGGGTCGTGATAGTACACACAGTACGGATTGACTGGAAGTGGCTTGGGCGAGAGGGGGACAGTG
Proteins encoded:
- a CDS encoding helix-turn-helix domain-containing protein; the protein is MNENKQLLTAAEVAETLGVGQRSVFRWRDMGSICPPVKVAGSAALRWRRADIEAWVAAGTPDCQRTGWKPSTDAKGGAR